The following are from one region of the Hymenobacter sp. YIM 151858-1 genome:
- a CDS encoding murein L,D-transpeptidase catalytic domain family protein translates to MKFTRYAALGLLCALSSLPLRVKAAPPARPHGTTQAAYMAAFEQHLVRTYAGARLAQTGLNVQVLRNAMIGYYSLKNRGLAKRGVLTVIDFSRSSRQNRLWVIDLQRTRLLYHTLVAHGKNTGADVARTFSNRPGSEMSSLGFYLTGETYYGKHGLSLKLRGLDPKYNSNAAERAVVVHGADYVRPEFIRQHGRLGRSQGCPALPPQLSGDIIKTIKNGSVLYVQGPASVPYASNWLNMADALPAFARTQGISPMVGQAGQ, encoded by the coding sequence ATGAAGTTTACCCGCTACGCCGCCCTGGGGCTGCTGTGCGCCCTGAGCAGCTTGCCGCTTCGGGTTAAGGCTGCGCCGCCTGCCCGGCCGCATGGTACCACGCAGGCTGCCTACATGGCCGCCTTCGAACAGCACCTCGTCCGGACGTACGCCGGTGCCAGGCTGGCCCAAACGGGCCTGAACGTGCAGGTGCTGCGCAACGCCATGATTGGCTATTACAGCCTGAAAAACCGCGGCCTGGCCAAGCGGGGCGTGCTCACGGTTATCGACTTCAGCCGCTCGAGCCGCCAAAACCGCCTGTGGGTAATCGATTTGCAGCGCACCCGCCTGCTGTACCACACGCTGGTGGCGCACGGCAAAAACACCGGTGCCGACGTGGCCCGCACCTTCTCGAACCGCCCCGGCTCGGAGATGAGCAGCCTCGGCTTTTACCTTACCGGCGAAACCTACTACGGCAAGCACGGCCTTTCGCTCAAGCTCCGTGGCCTCGACCCGAAATACAACTCCAACGCCGCCGAGCGGGCCGTGGTGGTGCACGGCGCCGATTACGTACGCCCGGAGTTTATCCGGCAGCACGGGCGCCTAGGTCGGAGCCAGGGTTGCCCGGCCCTGCCACCCCAGCTAAGCGGCGACATTATCAAGACCATTAAAAACGGCTCGGTGCTGTACGTGCAGGGGCCGGCCTCGGTGCCGTACGCCTCCAACTGGCTGAACATGGCCGATGCGCTACCGGCTTTTGCCCGCACCCAAGGCATTTCGCCGATGGTGGGCCAGGCCGGGCAGTAG